GGGCGGCGCCTTTCTCGGGCTTGCGGTGTATCGGCTGCCCTTTGGCATCATCATGACCGGGGTCGGGGTCATTTCCCTGGCCGGCGTGGTGGTGAACAACGCCATCGTTCTGATTGATTACATCAATAAATTGCAGGCGAGGGGGTTGCCGCTCAAGGAGGCGGTGGTCGCCGCCGGGGCCACTCGCCTGCGCCCGGTGTTGTTGACCGCCATCACCACTATTCTCGGCCTTATTCCGATGGTCACCGGGGTCTCCTACGACTTCCGCAACTGGCAGATTTCCTGGGTCAGCGAGTCGAGTCAGTGGTGGCAATCCATGGCGGTGGTGGTCATTTTCGGTCTGATCGTCGCAACCTTTCTGACCCTGATCCTGGTGCCGACTCTCTATTGTCTGTTTGCCCGGATCGAGGAGGCTCGCGGGACCTCGTTCCGCCGGCTCCGCCGCCTCTACTGGAAACCATATTCCTGGCTGGCCGGCGAAAAATCAGACGGCGGGGATGGGTTCAGCTGAATAGATTTTTTTTGTTTATTGTGGGGAGGGATATCCTGTAGTTCAATAATGCAATAGTGCAGGCCTGACCCACACCCCCAGAAGATGATATGGCGCATCGGATTCGTACATGTCAAAGCTGAGGTGGAGCAATTCCTTTCGACTCAGGGCTGTCTGGTGCAGTAGTAGGTTGCGATAACCCCGTCCCGGATTTCGGAGTTGTCGATGGTAAATCCGGCTCTGGTCAGCAATCCCGCCATGATCCAGTCATAGGTGGAGAATTCGAGACGGAAATGGTCTTCGGCGTCCTGGCGCATTTCCCGGCCTCCCGCTTCCCCCAGCCGGGCCAGCAGGGCCTCGATATTGGCGAATGCCCCTTCGGGCACGATAACCACGTCGTTGAGGTAGAGTCTGCCTCCGGGCTTCAGCATTCGATGCATGCGTTCCAGAGCGATCCTTTTCCAGAAATCCGGCAGATGGTGTAAGGCCAGGGTGGAGGTGATGAAGTCGGCGGGCGGGCCGTCATATTCAAAGGTCAGGAAGCCGCCGTGATGAAAATCGATGTTTCCTGCCCCGGCCTTTCTCGCCTTGATCCGCGCGTAATCGAGCATGGCCTTCGAAACATCGACCCCATGTGCCTGTCTGCAACGTTCGGCGGCGAGTATGGCAAAGATGCCTGTCCCGCAACCGAAATCGATCAGAATATCATGTTCCCCCACCCCAAGCGTATCAAGAACGCGTAAGCTTTCCCCTTTCAGGTCCCGGAAGTCCGAATGTCTTGATTCAAACTCCGCAACCTCCTCGGCCTTGCCATAGTCCTTGCCCA
The Pseudomonadota bacterium DNA segment above includes these coding regions:
- a CDS encoding methyltransferase domain-containing protein, whose protein sequence is MTKKNKITWEYNEFAQVGKDYGKAEEVAEFESRHSDFRDLKGESLRVLDTLGVGEHDILIDFGCGTGIFAILAAERCRQAHGVDVSKAMLDYARIKARKAGAGNIDFHHGGFLTFEYDGPPADFITSTLALHHLPDFWKRIALERMHRMLKPGGRLYLNDVVIVPEGAFANIEALLARLGEAGGREMRQDAEDHFRLEFSTYDWIMAGLLTRAGFTIDNSEIRDGVIATYYCTRQP